Proteins encoded together in one Borrelia coriaceae window:
- a CDS encoding ImmA/IrrE family metallo-endopeptidase, producing the protein MKSNNFSTYIKAPYIYSDYIISKYAVLLIPVPIIKIAIGEGLKIFEIAFEDKYKNFAGYIKPNKKTIYINETMNLENKRFAIAQQLGHYLMHKYQVFNPSKRTDTVNTQDNHMKIEANIFATNLLIPTTTLKLKVLQYKSIKYPQKVMAKEFQVSENIIHFKLSMLNEIHKLEKTNKIQKKLKVKQIDKARAKELLLQNIDKLKESIAIDLEKREITRKESIKKIFEELE; encoded by the coding sequence ATGAAATCCAATAATTTTAGCACATATATTAAAGCCCCTTATATTTACTCTGATTATATAATCTCAAAATATGCTGTACTACTCATTCCAGTACCAATAATAAAGATTGCAATAGGAGAAGGCCTTAAAATATTTGAAATTGCATTCGAAGACAAATACAAAAATTTTGCAGGCTACATTAAACCAAATAAAAAGACTATATATATAAACGAAACAATGAATCTAGAAAACAAAAGATTTGCAATAGCACAACAACTTGGTCATTATTTAATGCATAAATATCAAGTGTTTAATCCATCAAAGAGAACAGATACTGTTAATACTCAAGATAACCACATGAAAATAGAAGCCAATATATTTGCAACAAATTTATTAATACCAACTACTACTTTAAAACTAAAAGTATTACAATATAAATCAATCAAATATCCACAAAAAGTGATGGCAAAAGAATTTCAAGTATCTGAAAACATAATACACTTTAAATTAAGTATGCTTAATGAGATCCACAAGCTTGAGAAAACAAACAAAATACAAAAAAAACTAAAAGTTAAGCAAATAGACAAAGCAAGAGCTAAAGAGCTTTTACTTCAAAACATAGATAAGTTAAAAGAATCAATAGCTATTGATTTAGAGAAAAGAGAAATTACAAGGAAAGAAAGCATAAAAAAAATCTTCGAAGAACTTGAATAA